A single genomic interval of Saccharothrix saharensis harbors:
- a CDS encoding CinA family protein: MSAADVVRALRERGETVAAAESLTAGLVTAELTSVPGSSAVVRGGLVVYATDLKHTLAGVDAALLAEHGAVHPEVARQLAEGARERCGATWGLGLTGVAGPDPQDGVAPGTVHIGLSGPSGSSVRSLTLGGDRDEVRKSSTTAALTFLRDHLKIPVE, translated from the coding sequence ATGAGCGCCGCCGACGTCGTCCGGGCCCTCCGGGAGCGCGGCGAGACGGTCGCCGCCGCCGAGTCGCTGACCGCCGGCCTGGTGACCGCCGAGCTGACCTCCGTGCCCGGCTCCAGCGCCGTGGTGCGCGGCGGGTTGGTGGTGTACGCCACGGACCTCAAGCACACGCTCGCCGGCGTGGACGCGGCGCTGCTGGCCGAGCACGGCGCCGTGCACCCCGAGGTGGCCCGGCAGCTCGCCGAGGGCGCGCGCGAGCGCTGCGGGGCCACGTGGGGCCTCGGGCTGACCGGCGTGGCCGGCCCCGACCCGCAGGACGGGGTCGCACCCGGCACCGTCCACATCGGTTTGTCCGGTCCGTCCGGTTCCTCCGTCCGATCGCTCACTCTCGGTGGTGATCGTGACGAAGTCCGCAAGAGTTCGACAACGGCCGCGCTGACCTTCCTGCGCGACCACCTCAAGATCCCCGTCGAGTGA
- a CDS encoding helix-turn-helix domain-containing protein, with the protein MTVLLREAIGDRLRHARTTQRRTLREVSRTARVSLGYLSEVERGRKEASSELLAAICEALDLPLWELLHLVASDIGAVQQPVPTPAELAERAPASASAGLEGGTMVPAVIGNDLSDLRLQPVLTHRLPTSISKPRNAVVAA; encoded by the coding sequence ATGACCGTGCTGCTACGCGAGGCGATCGGTGATCGGCTCCGCCATGCCCGCACCACCCAACGCCGCACGCTGCGCGAGGTCTCCAGGACCGCCCGCGTCAGCCTGGGGTACCTCTCCGAGGTGGAGCGAGGCCGCAAGGAGGCGTCCAGCGAGCTGCTGGCCGCGATCTGCGAGGCGTTGGACCTGCCCCTGTGGGAGCTGCTGCACCTGGTCGCCTCGGACATCGGCGCCGTCCAGCAGCCCGTGCCGACCCCGGCCGAGCTCGCCGAACGGGCGCCCGCGTCCGCGTCGGCCGGCCTGGAGGGCGGCACCATGGTGCCCGCGGTGATCGGCAACGACCTGTCCGACCTGCGGTTGCAGCCCGTGCTCACGCACCGGCTGCCCACCTCGATCAGCAAGCCCCGCAACGCGGTGGTGGCGGCGTAA
- a CDS encoding PspA/IM30 family protein → MANPFVKAWKYFMAAFSSKIDEHADPKVQIQQAIEEAQRQHQALSQQAAAVIGNQRQLEMKLNRQLGEVEKLQASARQALVLADEARAKGDEQRATQFENAAQGFATQLVTAEQSIEDLKTLHDQALQAATQAKQAVERNAMVLQNKLAERTKLLSQLEQAKMQEQVSHSLRQMTELAAPGNTPSLEEVRDKIEKRYTTALGSAELAQNSVQGRMLEVQQSTTEMAGQSRLEQIRASMAGGKVAGEVTSGQPAGASASIQQEIQQRVQQTQAQPTQQMQQNPPASQG, encoded by the coding sequence ATGGCCAACCCTTTCGTGAAGGCGTGGAAGTACTTCATGGCGGCGTTCTCGTCCAAGATCGATGAGCACGCCGACCCGAAGGTGCAGATCCAGCAGGCCATCGAGGAGGCGCAGCGGCAGCACCAGGCGCTGTCGCAGCAGGCCGCCGCGGTGATCGGCAACCAGCGCCAGCTCGAGATGAAGCTCAACCGCCAGCTCGGCGAAGTGGAGAAGCTCCAGGCATCCGCACGCCAGGCGCTCGTGCTCGCCGACGAGGCCCGCGCGAAGGGCGACGAGCAGCGGGCGACGCAGTTCGAGAACGCCGCGCAGGGCTTCGCCACGCAGCTGGTGACGGCGGAGCAGAGCATCGAGGACCTCAAGACGCTGCACGACCAGGCGTTGCAGGCGGCGACGCAGGCCAAGCAGGCGGTCGAGCGCAACGCGATGGTCCTGCAGAACAAGCTCGCCGAGCGCACCAAGCTGCTCAGCCAGCTGGAGCAGGCGAAGATGCAGGAGCAGGTCTCCCACTCGCTGCGCCAGATGACCGAGCTGGCCGCGCCGGGCAACACGCCGTCGCTGGAAGAGGTCCGCGACAAGATCGAGAAGCGGTACACGACCGCGCTCGGTTCGGCGGAGCTGGCGCAGAACTCGGTGCAGGGCCGGATGCTGGAGGTCCAGCAGTCGACCACCGAGATGGCGGGCCAGTCGCGGCTCGAGCAGATCCGCGCCTCGATGGCGGGCGGCAAGGTCGCGGGCGAGGTGACCAGCGGTCAGCCGGCCGGCGCGAGCGCGAGCATCCAGCAGGAGATCCAGCAGCGGGTGCAGCAGACGCAGGCGCAGCCGACCCAGCAGATGCAGCAGAACCCGCCGGCGAGCCAGGGCTGA
- the pspM gene encoding phage shock envelope stress response protein PspM yields the protein MEPRRKVAGEIAQIIGGQLQGQLQGQLADQVKRRYAAWNDPRAKLDRRYRRSSRVLTFWLIVLALLTAVGTLAIVGVIAPGIGVGAALGFAGTSVLAVRTNFRMRAIDAQRRELQAAPVREPLPARSSGARQPMERLEEAEDTLRELLRQLDSAALTSVPTDSVEQARATGTEASAAIRAVSRQLQAVERARDTAPPLDRAPLVEGVRRLRAQLDEGVDGYCGLVAAAGRVLAESTASNPRQVLGDATDHLAGLASALRELSR from the coding sequence ATGGAACCCCGGCGGAAGGTGGCCGGCGAGATCGCCCAGATCATCGGCGGCCAGCTCCAGGGGCAACTCCAGGGGCAGCTCGCGGACCAGGTGAAACGGCGGTACGCCGCCTGGAACGACCCGCGCGCGAAGCTCGACCGGCGGTACCGCCGGTCGAGCCGCGTGCTCACCTTCTGGCTGATCGTGCTGGCCCTGCTCACCGCGGTCGGCACGCTCGCCATCGTGGGCGTGATCGCGCCAGGCATCGGTGTCGGCGCGGCCCTCGGGTTCGCCGGCACCTCCGTGCTGGCCGTCCGCACGAACTTCAGGATGAGGGCCATCGACGCCCAGCGGCGGGAGTTGCAGGCCGCGCCGGTGCGTGAGCCTCTCCCCGCCCGCTCCTCCGGCGCGCGGCAGCCGATGGAACGGCTAGAGGAGGCCGAGGACACGTTGCGGGAGCTGCTGCGCCAGCTCGACTCGGCGGCGTTGACGTCCGTCCCCACCGACTCGGTCGAGCAGGCCCGCGCCACCGGCACCGAGGCGTCCGCCGCGATCCGGGCCGTGTCGCGGCAGCTCCAGGCCGTGGAACGGGCGCGGGACACGGCCCCGCCGCTGGACCGCGCCCCGCTGGTCGAGGGCGTGCGAAGACTGAGGGCACAGCTCGACGAGGGCGTGGACGGGTACTGCGGCCTGGTCGCCGCGGCCGGCCGGGTGCTCGCCGAGAGCACCGCGTCCAACCCCCGGCAGGTGCTGGGCGACGCCACGGACCACCTCGCCGGCCTGGCGTCGGCGCTGCGCGAGCTGTCGCGCTGA